A genome region from Crossiella equi includes the following:
- a CDS encoding DUF4233 domain-containing protein — translation MSHGAPKPMKNPAKALRGIMAGTLIMETIVVLLALPVIAKLGGGIGTLGGVLVGVLALLMLLATGVVRFRWGIWVALALQVAMIACGVFVFTLGVLGVIFGLIWLYLLWLRKQLDQSLAAAAAQQ, via the coding sequence ATGAGCCACGGCGCACCCAAACCGATGAAGAACCCGGCCAAGGCCCTGCGCGGCATCATGGCGGGCACGCTGATCATGGAAACCATCGTGGTCCTGCTCGCCCTGCCGGTGATCGCCAAGCTCGGCGGCGGCATCGGCACCCTGGGCGGCGTGCTGGTCGGCGTGCTGGCCCTGCTGATGCTGCTGGCCACCGGCGTGGTCCGGTTCCGCTGGGGCATCTGGGTGGCGCTGGCCCTGCAGGTCGCCATGATCGCCTGCGGCGTGTTCGTGTTCACGCTGGGCGTGCTCGGGGTGATCTTCGGGCTGATCTGGCTGTACCTGCTGTGGCTGCGCAAGCAGCTGGACCAGAGCCTGGCCGCGGCCGCCGCCCAGCAGTAG